A region from the Rhodamnia argentea isolate NSW1041297 chromosome 7, ASM2092103v1, whole genome shotgun sequence genome encodes:
- the LOC115740942 gene encoding putative non-specific lipid-transfer protein 14: MGGGRSVQTPMTATMMIASLLFLGAAEAAVDCATVTALLSTCSTFIAYGTPDPYPGTPCCDAMTTLNMVAEPLEDRHAVCTCIMGLIDAYSPNATAIATLAGFCGVSLGFSISPNTDCNYLQS, from the exons ATGGGAGGAGGGCGCAGCGTCCAAACGCCGATGACGGCGACGATGATGATCGCGTCCCTCTTGTTCCTTGGGGCCGCCGAAGCCGCTGTGGACTGCGCCACTGTGACAGCGCTCCTATCGACGTGCTCCACCTTCATAGCCTATGGGACGCCGGACCCGTACCCGGGGACCCCTTGCTGCGACGCCATGACCACCCTCAACATGGTGGCAGAGCCCCTGGAGGACCGGCACGCGGTGTGCACGTGCATCATGGGCCTCATTGACGCCTACAGCCCCAACGCCACCGCGATCGCCACCCTCGCTGGGTTCTGCGGGGTCTCTCTTGGGTTCAGCATCAGCCCCAACACCGACTGCAACTA CTTGCAGAGTTGA
- the LOC115740932 gene encoding stamen-specific protein FIL1: MASVRAKLLMMFLVALVVAQTQVGEVRAQSCSTQMAGLNVCAPFVVPGTNKGPSAECCGALQVVEHDCLCSTLRVATSLPSACHLPPVSCDSM; this comes from the exons ATGGCGTCGGTTCGGGCCAAGTTGCTGATGATGTTCCTGGTGGCGCTTGTGGTGGCCCAGACCCAGGTGGGCGAGGTGCGAGCGCAGAGCTGCTCAACCCAGATGGCCGGCCTCAACGTGTGTGCGCCATTCGTGGTGCCTGGGACGAACAAAGGACCGAGCGCCGAGTGCTGTGGCGCGCTCCAGGTGGTGGAGCATGACTGCCTCTGCAGCACTCTTAGGGTCGCCACCAGCCTTCCTTCGGCGTGCCACCTCCCTCCCGTCTCGTGTG ATTCAATGTGA